A window from Pseudoliparis swirei isolate HS2019 ecotype Mariana Trench chromosome 17, NWPU_hadal_v1, whole genome shotgun sequence encodes these proteins:
- the gpatch11 gene encoding G patch domain-containing protein 11 — MSDEEEDYMSDAFLSKMQDVKPGVSMVRRVKEALKKETQQKETNVKNRQKTYKEQEKESREAALENSLCNANKGYALLQKMGYKAGQGLGKAGAGRVDPIPLNIKTDRGGIGMEGVKKRKAEQELENYRQKTRAKQQNETKSLEDFRSRVRTEREERKIEGDLRRSQRACEHLDSQKGITVPREDWYWPKAETEEEEEEEEEEEEEEEKEEEEKEEKEKKEEEEEIVELTTFDKLQIITSYLRGIHFYCIWCGTTYNDEEDLCSNCPGDTAADHD, encoded by the exons ATGTCTGATGAGGAAGAGGACTATATGTCAGATGCATTCCTGAGTAAAAT gcAAGATGTGAAGCCGGGTGTCAGCATGGTGAGGCGGGTAAAAGAAGCGCTAAAGAAGGAGACGCAGCAAAAGGAGACGAACGTCAAGAACCGTCAGAAGACGTATAAAGAACAGGAGAAGGAAAGTAGAGAGGCAGCTTTAGAAAACTCCCTTTGCAATGCGAACAAGGGATACGCACTTCTGCAAAAAATGGGTTACAAAGCTGGTCAAGGCCTCGGGAAGGCGG GGGCAGGACGGGTTGATCCAATTCCTCTAAATATCAAAACTG ACAGAGGTGGCATTGGAATGGAAGgggtgaagaaaagaaaagccgaGCAGGAACTTGAAAATTATCGTCAGAAAACACGTGCTAAACAACAGAATGAGACGAAGTCTCTAGAAGATTTTAG GTCGCGagtaaggacagagagagaggagcgaaaGATTGAAGGAGATCTTAGAAGGAGTCAGAGGGCCTGTGAGCATCTTGACAGTCAGAAG GGCATCACTGTCCCCAGGGAAGATTGGTACTGGCCAAAAGCAGagactgaggaggaagaggaggaggaggaggaggaagaagaagaggaggagaaggaggaggaggagaaggaggaaaaggagaagaaggaggaggaagaggagattgtGGAATTAACC ACCTTTGACAAATTGCAAATTATTACATCCTATCTGAGAGGAATACACTTTTACTGCATATGGTGTGGAACCACCTACAACG ATGAAGAGGACTTGTGCTCCAACTGTCCTGGGGATACAGCAGCAGACCACGATTGA